In Toxotes jaculatrix isolate fToxJac2 chromosome 11, fToxJac2.pri, whole genome shotgun sequence, a single genomic region encodes these proteins:
- the oga gene encoding protein O-GlcNAcase isoform X5 → MVQKEKTLEAPQVDGEPSPNPVSGEACAEAPGPVEESGIGVEPTDHRKFISGVVEGFYGRPWTMEQRKELFRRQQKWGLNTYLYAPKDDYKHRMFWRELYSVEEAEQLMTLIGAAKEHGIEFIYAISPGLDITFSNQKEVSALKRKLDQVSHFGCKSFALLFDDIDHNMCPADKEVFSSFAHAQVSITNEIYQYLGEPETFLFCPTEYCGTFCYPSVSQSPYLHTVGEKLLPGIDVLWTGPKVVSKDITVESIEEVSKILKRAPVIWDNIHANDYDQKRLFLGPYKGRSTELIPRLKGVLTNPNCEFESNFVAIHTLATWYKSNMNGVRKDVVMTDGEDSTVSIQIKLENEGSDEELETDMLYSPQLALKLALTEWLGEFGVPHQYNSRQVPQSGAKSTAIDVSSMAAPSLCSSTTVTTVFQQPIMSPAMPPLCLDPLSHPIAKRSQEVEEVEVEKKDSDEEPMEMVVEKQDEPEPEAEADPEEKHVGPILADKMAEDLKPMDTDKESLAESKSPEESLQEDSGSDIAPMQTDDQLKQVPQTFDVFVPGPNEKPLFTAEPLTLEDLSLLAELFYLPYEHGPKAMQMLKEFNWLRANSSVVSVNCKRKESEKVAEWQSRAEKFEEMCCSVIQMFTRLSNSANRTILYDLYPYIWDIKSIISMVKSFVQWLDGRIHSTSFYCYWIDSGRWCRSQSSAQFLRGDQEPWAFRGGLAGEFQVSNALNLQQSNGKKKSVVSKEDSGNICVGMKGFGLSKVS, encoded by the exons ATGgttcaaaaagaaaagacgCTAGAGGCGCCTCAAGTGGACGGTGAGCCGAGCCCCAACCCAGTCTCCGGAGAGGCTTGTGCGGAGGCCCCTGGCCCGGTGGAAGAGTCCGGCATTGGAGTCGAGCCGACGGACCACAGAAAATTCATTAGCGGAGTCGTGGAAG GCTTTTATGGTCGACCGTGGACAATGGAACAGAGGAAAGAGTTGTTCAGAAG GCAGCAGAAATGGGGACTGAATACGTACCTATATGCACCCAAAGATGACTACAAGCACAGAATGTTCTGGAGGGAGCTGTACTCAGTGGAAGAAGCAG AGCAACTCATGACTTTAATTGGTGCTGCTAAGGAGCATGGGATAGAGTTCATCTATGCTATTTCTCCTGGACTGGACATCaccttctccaatcagaaagagGTTTCTGCACTCAAGAGGAAACTTGATCAG GTTTCTCACTTTGGCTGCAAATCATTTGCCTTACTTTTTGACGATATTGACCACAACATGTGCCCTGCTGACAAAGAGGTGTTCAGCTCATTTGCACACGCTCAGGTTTCCATTACCAACGAAATCTACCAGTACCTGGGAGAACCCGAAACCTTCCTCTTCTGTCCCACAG AGTACTGTGGAACTTTCTGCTACCCAAGTGTCTCTCAGTCCCCCTACCTCCACACAGTAGGAGAGAAACTACTGCCTGGCATTGATGTGTTATGGACGG GCCCCAAGGTTGTGTCCAAAGATATTACAGTGGAATCAATTGAGGAGGTTTCAAAAATCCTAAAAAGAGCCCCTGTGATCTGGGATAACATTCATGCCAATGATTATGACCAGAAGAGGCTTTTCTTGGGTCCATACAAGGGCCGCTCCACAGAGCTCATCCCCAGATTGAAGGGAGTCCTCACTAATCCAAACTGCGAGTTCGAGTCCAACTTTGTGGCAATCCACACTCTGGCCACCTGGTACAAGTCTAATATGAATGGTGTGCGCAAGGATGTGGTCATGA CGGATGGCGAGGACAGCACAGTGTCCATCCAGATCAAGTTAGAGAATGAGGGCAGTGATGAGGAACTGGAGACAGACATGCTCTACAGCCCACAGCTTGCTCTAAAACTGGCTCTCACAGAATGGCTTGGGGAATTTGGTGTGCCTCATCAATACAACA GCCGACAGGTGCCTCAGAGTGGTGCCAAAAGCACAGCTATAGATGTGTCATCCATGGcggctccctctctctgctcctccacaaCAGTGACAACTGTGTTCCAGCAGCCCATCATGTCTCCAGCAatgcctcctctctgtctggaTCCGCTTTCACACCCCATTGCAAAAAGATCTCAGGAGGTAGAGGAG GTTGAGGTGGAGAAGAAGGATTCAGATGAGGAGCCCATGGAGATGGTGGTTGAGAAGCAGGACGAGCCAGAGCCAGAAGCTGAAGCTGATCCAGAGGAGAAGCATGTTGGCCCCATCTTAGCTGACAAGATGGCTGAGGACCTGAAGCCCATGGACACAGACAAGGAGAGTCTGGCAGAGTCAAAGTCCCCCGAGGAGTCTCTCCAGGAGGACTCTGGGAGTGATATCGCTCCTATGCAGACAGATGATCAGCTCAAACAGGTGCCGCAAACATTT GATGTGTTTGTGCCGGGGCCCAACGAGAAGCCCCTGTTCACAGCAGAGCCGCTCACTCTCGAGGACCTGAGCTTGCTGGCAGAGCTCTTCTACCTGCCTTATGAACATGGACCCAAGGCCATGCAGATGTTAAAGGAGTTCAACTGGCTGCGAGCCAACAGCAGCGTCGTCAGTGTCAACTGCAAGAGAAAGGAAAGCGAGAAG GTAGCAGAATGGCAATCGAGGGCGGAGAAGTTTGAGGAGATGTGCTGCTCAGTCATCCAGATGTTCACACGGCTGTCCAATTCAGCCAACCGCACCATCCTATACGACCTGTACCCTTACATCTGGGACATCAAGAGCATCATTTCTATGGTCAAGTCTTTTGTCCAGTGGCTAG ATGGAAGAATCCACAGTACAAGTTTCTACTGCTATTGGATCGACAGTGGCCGAT GGTGTCGTAGTCAGTCATCAGCACAATTCCTTAGAGGAGACCAAGAGCCCTGGGCCTTTAGGGGAGGTCTAGCAGGAGAGTTCCAGGTATCTAATGCACTGAATTTACAGcaatcaaatggaaaaaaaaagagtgttgtGAGCAAAGAAGACAGTGGTAATATATGTGTAGGTATGAAGGGCTTTGGTCTGTCGAAGGTGAGCTGA